The Streptomyces uncialis genomic interval CGTCCATCTACGACATCCCCAAGGTGCTCCACACCGAGGGACTGGACGCCTATGTCGTCCGCAAGCTGGACCTGCCGTTCCGGGATGTGGACTGGACGCTCTGGGAGGACCTCCTGGACCGGGTCCACAACCCCGACCACGAGGTGAACGTCGCGCTGGTCGGCAAGTACATCGACCTGCCCGACGCCTATCTCTCGGTCACCGAGGCGCTGCGCGCGGGTGGCTTCGCCAACAAGGCCCGCGTCAAGATCAAGTGGGTCGCGTCCGACGACTGCCGCACCCCCGCCGGGGCCGCCCAGCAGCTCGCCGACGTGGACGCGGTCTGCATCCCCGGCGGCTTCGGCGACCGGGGTGTCAGCGGCAAGGTCGGCGCGATCCAGTACGCCCGAGAGAACAAGATCCCGCTGCTCGGTCTCTGCCTGGGCCTCCAGTGCACGGTGATCGAGGCCGCCCGCAACCTCGCGGGCATCCCCGACGCCAACTCCACCGAGTTCGACGCCGCCACCGCCCACCCGGTGATCTCCACCATGGCCGAACAGCTCGACATCGTCGCCGGCGAGGGCGACATGGGCGGCACCATGCGGCTCGGCATGTACCCGGCGAAGCTCGCCGAGGGCTCCATCGTCCGTGAGGTCTACGACGACAAGGAGTACGTGGAGGAGCGCCACCGCCACCGCTACGAGGTCAACAACGCCTACCGCGCGGAGCTGGAGAAGAAGGCCGGACTCCAGTTCTCCGGCCTCTCCCCGGACGGCAAGCTCGTGGAGTACGTCGAATACCCGCGCGAGGTGCACCCGTACCTCGTGGCGACCCAGGCGCACCCCGAGCTGCGGTCCCGCCCCACCCGCCCGCACCCCCTGTTCGCGGGCCTGGTGAAGGCGGCCGTGGAGCGCAAGACCGCGAAGTGACCCACCGCCGTCCCCTCCGCCCGGCCGGGCGCGGGGACGGACGGCGACCCGCGATACGGTGAGCCGGGGCGCGTGCCTTCACGGGCACGCGCCCCGGTTTTTCGTCGACGCCGGTGACGGTACGGAGGACAGCTCGAAATGATCATCAAGGACACCCCGGAGGAGTGGGAGACCCGGGCGAGCGTGACCCCGTTCACCGGTGCCAAGACCTCGGTGCGCACCGACGACGTGGTCATGCCCGACGGCTCCGTCGCCCGCCGCGACTACCAGGTCCACCCCGGCTCGGTCGCCGTCCTCGCCCTGGACGGCCAGGACCGGGTCACGGTCCTCAACCAGTACCGCCACCCCGTACGGCAGCGGCTGTGGGAGATCCCGGCCGGACTGCTCGACGTCCCCGGCGAGAACCCGCTGCACGCCGCGCGCCGCGAGCTGTACGAGGAAGCCCACATCAAGGCCGAGGACTGGCGCGTCCTCACCGATCTGTACACGACACCCGGCGGCTGCGACGAGGCCGTCCGGATCTTCCTCGCCCGGGAGCTCTCCGAGGCCGAGGCCGAGCGGTACGCCGTCGAGCACGAGGAGCTCGACATGGCGGTCACCGCGGTCCCCCTCCAGGATCTCGTCCGGGGCGCCCTCGCCGGGGACCTGCACAACAACTGCCTGGTCGTGGGCGTGCTGGCACTGGTCGCGGCCCGCGCCGGCGACGGACTCGACGCGCTGCGCCCCGCCGACGCGCCCTGGCCCGCCCGGCCCTTCGAGGTCTGATCCGCCCGGCCCCTCGCGTTCCGCTCCGCGGCCGGGCCGCCCGCCCCGGAACCAGGCGGTCCGAACATCCGTCCGGCCACCGGCCCGGATGAATCGCCCGATCGGCTGATCATCCGATCGGGCGACGCTCCCGCCCCGCCCGCCGTGCTCCTCACTGTTCGTCGCAGAGCGTGAACTAGGCTCTGAAAGCACCCCGTCCGGAGCCCCGGCGGGCACCTGCGCGCAGTGGAACGGGAGCGTGGCCCGTGACGGATCAGGCGGTGGACACCGACGGCACCCGGCTTTCCGGGGGCGGGCGGCCCCGTGCGTCGGCGACCGCCCCCACGGAGAGTCAGTTCCTCGGACGGACCCGGGAGTTGAAGGAGCTGCGCGCCGACATCGAACGCGCCGGCCTCGACACCATCGCCGGGAAGAAGGCGCCACGCGCGCGCGTGCTGCTCATCGCCGGACGCCCCGGCTCGGGCCGCACCGCCCTCGCCGACGAACTCGTCCGGCAGGTCGCGCACCGTTACCCCGACGGGGTGCTCCGGGCCCGGCTCACCGAACCCGACGGCACCCCCGTCCCCACCGACCGGGCCGCCCGCGCGCTCCTCGACGCATTCGGCGTCCCCGCCCCCGCGGGGGCGTCCGCCGACGACCTGACCGCCGATCTGCGCGAAGCCCTCACCGACCGGCGCGTACTGCTCCTCCTCGACGGCGCCGCCGACGCCGAACAGGTCGACGAACTGGTGCCGCCCACCCCGTCCAGCCTGGTCCTCGCCGTCACCGAGGGCCCCCTGACCGGCGTCGCCGACGTACGGCCCTGCACCCTCGGCGGCCTCGACACCAAGTCGGCCGTGGAGCTCCTCACCCGCTGGACCGGCTCCGTACGCGTCACCGTCGACCCGCTCGCCGCCGAAGGACTCGTCGAGGAATGCGGCGCCCAGCCCGCCGCGCTCGTCCTCGCCGGCGGCTGGCTCGCCGCCCGCCCCAAGTCGTCCGTCGCGGACCTCGCCAAACGGCTGCGCGCCCGGTCCGAGGACGGCCCCGTCCTGGCCCGGATCTTCCACCACTCCTACGAGGCCCTGCCCGCCGTCGCGGCCCGGATACTGCGACTGCTCAGCCTCACCCCCGGCGGCCTCGCCGACCCGCACACCGCGTCCGCCCTCGCGGGCTGCTCGGTCTCCGCCGCCCGGTCGACCCTCGACGACTTCACCGCGCTCGGCCTGCTGCGCCGCGTCGACTCCCCGCTCCCGCAGTACGAGGTCCCCGACTGCCTCGTCCCCCTGCTGCGCAACCTCACCGAGACCAAGGACCGGCCCGCCGAGGTCCAGCTCGCGCGGGCCCGCATGCTGGAGCGGACCGTACGGCTGCTCCAGTCCTGCCGCGCGATCACCCAGACCGACGACGCCCTGGCCCAGAGCCGGCTCGCCGGGCTCCCGCGCGCGCTGCGCTTCCCCAACCCGCGGGCCGCCGCCGACTGGCTGCGCATCCGGCGGCCCGCGCTGCTCGCCGCCGCCCGGACGGCCGTCGCGGACGGCGAGCTGGACACCCTGGCCCGCCGGCTGATGGCCGCGCTGACCCGGGCGCTCGTCGCCCATGAGGGCACCGGGGCCGCCGCCCCCGATCTGTACGGCATCCACGCGCTGGTCCTGGACGTGGCCGA includes:
- a CDS encoding CTP synthase; translated protein: MPNRSANSSTTKHLFVTGGVASSLGKGLTASSLGALLKARGLRVTMQKLDPYLNVDPGTMNPFQHGEVFVTNDGAETDLDIGHYERFLDVDLDGTANVTTGQVYSQVIAKERRGEYLGDTVQVIPHITNEIKHRIRRMATDDVDVVITEVGGTVGDIESLPFLETVRQVRHEVGRDNVFVVHISLLPYIGPSGELKTKPTQHSVAALRNIGIQPDAIVLRADREVPVAIKRKISLMCDVDEAAVVAAIDAPSIYDIPKVLHTEGLDAYVVRKLDLPFRDVDWTLWEDLLDRVHNPDHEVNVALVGKYIDLPDAYLSVTEALRAGGFANKARVKIKWVASDDCRTPAGAAQQLADVDAVCIPGGFGDRGVSGKVGAIQYARENKIPLLGLCLGLQCTVIEAARNLAGIPDANSTEFDAATAHPVISTMAEQLDIVAGEGDMGGTMRLGMYPAKLAEGSIVREVYDDKEYVEERHRHRYEVNNAYRAELEKKAGLQFSGLSPDGKLVEYVEYPREVHPYLVATQAHPELRSRPTRPHPLFAGLVKAAVERKTAK
- a CDS encoding NUDIX hydrolase, producing MIIKDTPEEWETRASVTPFTGAKTSVRTDDVVMPDGSVARRDYQVHPGSVAVLALDGQDRVTVLNQYRHPVRQRLWEIPAGLLDVPGENPLHAARRELYEEAHIKAEDWRVLTDLYTTPGGCDEAVRIFLARELSEAEAERYAVEHEELDMAVTAVPLQDLVRGALAGDLHNNCLVVGVLALVAARAGDGLDALRPADAPWPARPFEV